AGCATAATTCATTTTACCAATAAGATCTTTTGGTAAGCCGTTATAATTAGGAGCATCTTTTTTGATTAATTGAGCTAACAGTAAACCTTGATGATGATCTTGTGAAAGAGGAATTAGGGCTGGATGTCGTTTCATAAAGCTACTATTTATTCCCTTCTAATTTACTATTAGCGCCAACTTCTTCATTTAGCTTTTTAAATTCCTTCACACCAGTTGGATGACCATAGCTGTTCATATACTTGTAATGATTTAAATACTCTTCTTTTGTAATATTATTTTGCCAGTGTCCAGTTATAATCGCAATTCCAGTAATAATCATAAAAATAGATACAACTCCAATTACCACATACTTTTTACTGATTTTTTTCTTTTCTATGAAAATTGACTTAAGTTCGAGTGTATCTTTAACAGGACAAACATCTACACAATTCATGCAGGTAGAACATTCATCTGAAATAACAGTTTTTACTTTATCAACTTTTATAAAAGATGGGCAAGCTTTATTACAAAGTCCGCAATCGATACAGCTCTTTGCATTTCTTTGAATCTTATTAGGACTGAGCAAAGAAAAAATTCCCAGCAAGGCACCGTAAGGACAAAGAAACCTGCACCAGAAATTTCTAATCACTATAGATAAAACAAATAAAACTCCAATCACTATTAAAGCTGTTTGTGAAATGTTTGCAAAGAAATAATACATCTTTACATCTGATACCTGATTATACGGACTATCAAGAAATGCTTTAAGTGCAAGATTACTCATTAAAAAAACAACTGAGTAAACAAGAAATCCCAGCAATAAGTACTTTAAACTTCTTAGCGGATAATCCAACCACTTTGGAAGTTTCAATCTTCGTTTGAAAAATTTTTCTCCAAAATCCCCAACTAATTCTGATATAAAACCAATTGGACAAAACCAACTACAGAATGATTTTCCAAATGTTAAAGACATCAAAACGATGGCAAGAAAAATAAATAGTCCTGCTGGATGTGCGGAATGAATTTCTCCAGTAGTTAAGAAAAGATAAAAACTCATAAATGAACTGATCGGGAGAAATCCATCAACTCCAGGTGGACGGGAATGAAATGCTGCGGTTCCGTTAGTTGCTAAGTATTGGTTGAATAAATAAAATTCTACTCCAATCCAGATACACAATAATGCAAAAAGTGATTGTATAATAAATCTGGTTTTCTGTATCCCCTT
The window above is part of the Ignavibacteriales bacterium genome. Proteins encoded here:
- a CDS encoding 4Fe-4S binding protein → MTTLAGKREKKKIIRNDEKGIQKTRFIIQSLFALLCIWIGVEFYLFNQYLATNGTAAFHSRPPGVDGFLPISSFMSFYLFLTTGEIHSAHPAGLFIFLAIVLMSLTFGKSFCSWFCPIGFISELVGDFGEKFFKRRLKLPKWLDYPLRSLKYLLLGFLVYSVVFLMSNLALKAFLDSPYNQVSDVKMYYFFANISQTALIVIGVLFVLSIVIRNFWCRFLCPYGALLGIFSLLSPNKIQRNAKSCIDCGLCNKACPSFIKVDKVKTVISDECSTCMNCVDVCPVKDTLELKSIFIEKKKISKKYVVIGVVSIFMIITGIAIITGHWQNNITKEEYLNHYKYMNSYGHPTGVKEFKKLNEEVGANSKLEGNK